The Hevea brasiliensis isolate MT/VB/25A 57/8 chromosome 1, ASM3005281v1, whole genome shotgun sequence DNA segment aaaacctccattatgtcttcaatgaaatctgagaagattgccatcatgcacctctgaaaagtggctggtgcattacacaacccaaatggcatccttctataagcaaaggttccatatggacaagtaaaagtggttttctcttgatcatttggatggatagggatttgaaaaaaacctgaatatccatctaaatagcaaaagtaagaatgcctagctagtctttccaacatttgatcaatgaagggaagtggaaagtgatcttttctagtggcaacatttaattttctgtaatctatgcacattcgccaactagtcaccgttctagtgggaattaattcattattttcatttttgacaactgtcattccacccttttttggaacaacatgtactgggctcacctggCATCATgcgagatgggatatatgatccctgcatcaagcaacttcaaaatttcctttttaacaacttctttcatatttgggttcaacctcctttgatgttcaatagatggtttacaattttcttccaaactgattctatgcatgcaaaaatgtgggcttattcccttaatgtcatctatggtgtatcccaaaactttcctaaattttctcaacactcttaacaacttatcagcctctaaagtactcaaatttgcatttacaattactggataagtgttattagtgccaagaaattcatacctgagctgagaaggaagttgcttaagttctaccttaggtgcatcttcttccttgaatgatggttgcttaaattctgctttttccttttgtgtgagttgaaaaactggagcagaaatgaatggtggacttcctctTAGTGTTGAGTttatgcagctacatgagggttgtcatagtctatgcctcctccatgaaccaaacaattttcaagtggatcttctggatatttttttctgaagtgttctttaaccagctcatcaataatatcaactctcaagcaagtatcagcttcagaatgatgcttcttcatagagttattaatattgaaaattaattgctcttcaccaaccctaagagtaagcttttctcctttcacatcaatcaatgctctactgtagctagaaagggtctcccaagataattgggatattagaatcttcctccatgtccaagatgacaaagtcaacagtatatagaactttccaaccttcaggcacattctccaaaatcccttcagataCTTGATTGTTCTCACTAATCAAGAGAAAtatgggttggctttagatctcccatgttgagcttctcatagatagaaaggggcataaggctaacactgcccctaaatcacatagagcttttgtagaacaagactctccaatgtggcatggaattgaaaactcctggatccttaagctttggaggaagtttcctttggaggatagcactacattcttctcacAAAGCTACagctttcatcatcttcaagttttctcttgtttgagagaatttctttcaagaattttgcataagagggcatttgtgaaagagcatcaacaaaaggcacatttatgtaaagtttcttcaaaacctctaagaacttcccaaattgcctatcaagcttgactttgtgaaatctttgtggacagggaagctgtggcttgtagggcctcagaggtatatacttctcttctttttcttcaaatttctccttacatttttctcgcactctcttgttttccactctcatcagttcctttttcattttctctcttctcactgttttcactcttctcatcatttataactttaccacttcttaaagtaatagcttgacaatgctctcttggattttctggttgacttggaagctttccaaaagatttggcacttgaggaagatgcttgttgtgcaatctggttttccaaagattctgtgtgtttgcatttgttccagccttgctttcacctctctcatctcctcatcatgcttattttggttggcaagaatcattgcaataaagcttcagtggtggaatttcgttcttctttgttttggtggagggttcatatttttcacTGAAAAttgggcaatggttgcctattttgctgatatggaacttgactcattgttgtggttgaaaattcgattttgaacttgaccttgctgattgccccatgaaaagttggaatgattcctccaatttggattgtaagtttgagaataaggattccccatttgcttgtttccataattaccaacatatgctgcttgttctccataatctactccacagctggttgtTTCtccgcataagccacttgttgtgaacttccaccgatgatgatgaactaaccaacatactcaaatcttccattttcttagcaaggacatttgtaagtgcatcaaactttgcattaatcatgttgaatggatcaagatcatacattccagcagcttgccttttctgagttggagctggtcctcttggactactccaaagatgagtattctttgcaattttctctaataactcataagcttcatcttcatgctttataataaattctcctcctgtttgagcatcaataattcctctgattgcaggagtgacatttgtgtagaaattctgatttatcatccattttggaatggcatgatgtgggcataatctctctaattccttccatctcatccatgattcatagagagtttcatcttctcttggtctgaaagctgtcatttgattcctcagctcttgagtttttccaggtggaaaatattgtgcaagaaatgcatcagttagttgctcccaatttgtaatggagttgtgaggtaaagaatcaagccaatccaatgctctatctttcaaagagaatgggaatagcttcaatcttgctgcatcatcagatactccaggttgtttttgcatgtcgcaaatcatagcaaacttcttcagatgtgtgtgtggattttcagaaggatgttctccaaattgagaattctgaatcatttgaagaactccaaaatccatcttgtaactatttgcatcaattcttggtcttgctatgctctctctcaagtcatcaaaacgaggaaaagcatgatccatcatacttcccctaggcacatttgcattaacaacttcttcaccttgggcttcattttcattgttttgaccatttccagcattaccaacaccaattctaattctttcatcagccatatctgcttcaatttcggtttctctcaaagcttccttcctttttctggtttctttcttgttggccttacaaaatttctctatttcaggattgaacaataaggatgtatcacttgagcttctagctcttctcataaaagattaaaagtacacgaaaagaacaaacaaacacaaaaatgaaaagataacaaaaataaaactaaaaacaactaaaatgatcaagaattcaatcttaaacaaacaactccccggcaacggcgccaaaaactggatgcgtcccaaccgcaagtgcacgggtcgtacaagtaatatagaaaagatatcgatcccacgaggagttgtgttaatgattgaattttcgatataaaagttgactaaattgaagtattcatgaaattaaaataatgaattaatgggtaatggagtacgaaatctaaatgtgcaaatttaatattctattcaacaatgtattaattaaactaaaattgcatcaaattgaaataagcaagttcaaatatggcaatatttaaaatggcaaatgattaaattcgattagaaattaacaatggtaaaaggcgattccggagttcgggatttcatattcaagctattttgggattttccctagctagcccaatccatgaaatttatgggtttaaaggagattaattctaaaatcctttgaaaactctttcgagtgagacaaagagtgccttaattaacttaatcctactttcgtggagttaaaattaaccaagacccattaggttctttaatcaatctattaaaaccctcttaacccttagtctatttctagatctaagttaattaagtccaatttcttgattaactatcacttggttttctcctttcggtgcttcaaccaaggattaagaacataacttaatggggcccttcattaagcatgtgaataagcacacaagaaatggattaaacctcataaattcattaaattgggactaacccagttcaaatccacaaaaataactaaaatattacatcccttactccagaatcaaaagtaaactactcactatccataatgcttacaagatatgatgagtttaaatggaaataaagctttaatctaagctaagaagtaagaaattaaacactagaaatgtagaaaaatgtaaaggaaggaagaaatctgcaaatcttggttaaaaatggtgtggaaggtgaaaatgactcctcaaattctgcctctcttctcctcttcttcttttctccttgtctcccttctaaaatgagaaaatgggactatatatagcatttttctgacatggagccctaaaatagtatgttctaggaggaatacattaagggaatcttctgccagctcattaatgaactctttatgggactgcataagtggactgcataagttatgcagtcccttatgcgatttcagttctgggtcacttatgcgaagctgcatgacttggtgcataggttatgcacaatttcgtgaatctgcataagggaggtgagaatgtgcataagctatgcagtctccttatgcacatttcggctggttctggaacagtgttcttcctccttatgcgtaatcgcatagcttatgcggcaagttatgcacagtttggtctatgcatattttagcttgaaaacttgcttttggcatctttttgctgtagaagacactcctcaatggcaaaattctctttagtccttcaaaaacaccatttttcctaccaaacaaagtaaaaattacaaattaatccaaaatcgacaattatgaaaaactaactaattaactaataaaattagctaaaaatgactaataatcaaataaaaatggttatgaaattaaacctaaatgattatgcaaaatgtatgcatcataaTGTGAGGGCGTTGACATAACTCTGGAGACCTGAGACACTTGTTATTGTGCTGCTTAATACATTCAAGTGTTCCAAACATTGTAGCTCCTCTATTAGCATATTATCTTCCCTCAATATATTATCTTCCCCTTTTTTGACCTCAAAAATACCAATGTTGTACATTTCCAAAACTTGCAATGATGATAAACTAGATATGACTCCCCTTGGAATCATATTTAGATTGATGTTACCATCCAAGTTCAGATATTTCAGATTTACCAACATTTTCAACTCAACTGGCAATTGCCTTATCTGCGTCCCTGACAGATTAAGATATTGCAATGAGTTCAATTTTGATATTCCCATCGGCAATTCCCTTATACAAGTGCCTGAGAGGTCCAGAACATTTAGTATATCCATAAATTGAAAGAAACCATCACCGATCTCCCTTAAAAGACGATTATCACTGAGAAATAAAGTCAAGAGATCAGGACATCTAGGAACTTCATGGATTCTTTCAAAGGAGTTTGCCATCAGGGACATCCGTTTTGATCCTTCCCATGTTCCAACCTCTGATACTTGAGTTAATTGGGCACCCGCTTCCACAAAAAACttgtgcttttctttttcatatttaCATGCTATCCACAGAGCCATGTCACGAATCACATCATGCATTTTCACATGTTCGCCTTGCTCTTCCAATAAACATGCCCCAACAAGTGAACATATTATAGAATATGACTCATTGTGATCACCAAAATTCTCACAAATCCAATAATCTACCAATTCACGTTTGTGAATTTCAGAGTCTTCCGGAAATAACGAACAATATAAGAAACAAGATTTAACTTTATCACTACTCAGACTATCATAACTAAATTTCAATCGTACAAATACCTCAACCTCCATATCTTGAAATACCTCATCCTCCATGACTGGTAAGCTTGAGGCAGAACTTCTTAGTACCTTAAGAGCATGCTTCCATTCTTCCCTTGTAATTCTACTGGCCATGGCTCTACCAATGGTAATGAGAGCGATTGGCAATCCTCTACACTCTTTAGCAACATCTTGAGCCAGAGGAACAATATCAAGATCAATATCCCCAACCTTCTTCTGAAACAATGCCCAAGCTTCTTCCCAATCCAAAGGTTTCACTTTTATCATCTTTTCAGCTTCCATTTGCCTGCCTACTCTGTAAGAGCGTGTTGTGAATACTATCTTGGATCTGTTTTGTCTTGTAGGGAGAGGAACCCCAATTTCTTCAAGGTCAACTCGTTGCCATATGTCATCTAACAATAATACAAATTTCTTTCTACTCAATGCATGGAATATGTCATCTGCTTTCTCACGGAggcttttcttttcccatttgtCACCCAAAAAGCCAATTTTTTTCCAAATCTGCTCTTGAATCTTCTCAAGTTTCAAATCCTTAGAAACCACAGCCCAAATCAAAACATCAAAATTATTAGATATAGTGGCAAATCTATTGTTGATTTGAGCAAGGAGAGTAGTTTTACCGACTCCCCCCATACCGTATATGCCAAAAATTCCCACCTGATCTCCCGTGATGAAGCTCCATGCCTCGTCTAAGGTAGTTTCAGTGCCCACTGTTGGATTAACATTTCTTACTACCACTGGTTCTGGAAGTGTCCTCTCAACCACTTCCTTAAAATCTCCTTTGGCTTTTAACGCAATCACATCTTCTAATTTTTTGGCGACCCTTCCCACGAACATGTAATTGGAAATATCTCCAGCTAGCAATTTCTGAACTTGTTGCGGACCATCTCTTTCGAGCTCCTTTGCTTCGGTTATCATCGCTTCCGCCATCGAAAGCCACAATAGAACTTGTTGCAGCGCCTTCTTTTGTTGTCCTTCCTCTAAGTCAACCTTCCGCTTCACATCCTGCTTTGAAGCCCATAATTCTCGTCTTGCAGTCCTTAAAGCTTCGAGATTAGCTTGAAGTTGGACAGCAGGGGCCCTGATAACCACTTCTTTGAATTCACCTTCGCTCATCAAACCAACCACATGTTTGAGGCTTCCGGAAACGCTTTTCACAAACATGTAGGTGGACTTACAGTTCTTGGAGCAACAGCCTGCGAGACACAATTTCTGTCTTTCTCGCGTAGCTCTGTTGAGGAGAGAATTAACTTCAGTAATGGTAGCGTCTACCCTTGAAAGCCATCCTCCAACTCGATCCAGCTGCACTGTTTGTGGAGTTTCCTCACTGATGACCATCCGCATCACATCATTGCTCAGCTCTCTTAATTTATCTCTTGCAGTCTCAAGTTCTTGAAGATTGTCTTCAAGCTGACATACATAAAGAGCTTGTCCAGCAACGCAATCCCAGCAACGACCGATCAAGGCATCACCGCATTGAATTGAAAAGACGTTACCCATAGCTTATGAAGAATTTGACACAAGTTTAAAAGAATAAACGGAAGCTAAGTTATAGAGAGAAATGCAGGGGATGGAAAATGAACTCTTCGTACGAAAAAATGATTGGAAAGAAAGTGTGAGGAGAGAAATGGAGAGTGGAGAGAATGATGGAAATGAAATTACTTCTCTCTTGTTGGAAAGTGAAGAGAGAATAAAAAATTGAGTtggcaaaaagggaaataaattttttttattcattaaatttaatatgttgtctttaatttttttttatgcgaaaattaactataaaaataaaatgatatattaaaaaattttcacaatttatggGTCTCCCACCTAACATTTTTCACTTTAAGGAAACTATTTAGGAAGAgagattatttttttatcaaatttatccaatattttttaattttattaattttagcatAAATTATTAACCTGAGTCTAATTACAATAATCATCCAAATatttgctcttttttttttgcattttaagaaaaattttcttcttcttcctctctctatttcttttttttttttttcctttcttttgttTGTTTAGATTTTATTTGGATTTTTACCAATTTCTGCAAGAAATTTGTACCTTCTTTTATCCATTCTCCTCTAGCCTCTTGCAGTATTTATgcttagaaagaaaagaaaaatcaaatcatAGAATGTTTAGACCGATTTATTTGGCATACAATCAAGCTTCCTGGTAATAGGCATTTCTTTGTCTTTCAAGAGGTCTAGTCCATTAGTTAGCAAATGGTCTAAGAAACTCagtcaaaaatttgatttattttgttCTTTAAACTTTTATAAATATTGAGTGTATTAAGAGTGCTAATAATCAACTTATTTAGAGTTTAGAATACGCTTGTGTTAGATTTTTAgtcttatattttttatttttggttgaattgaatgaagttaattttttgataaaattaaaaaaaaattgtagaaaaGAAAAGTTGTAAAACAggggtaataaaataataattagtttcataaatttatttaatttaatgccTACCATGTAATCTACCTACATGGCACTCAAAGTTTATATAATTGAATTAAAGGTATCATTTCATCACATATGATGAATTGAAACT contains these protein-coding regions:
- the LOC110646953 gene encoding probable disease resistance protein At1g15890, which produces MGNVFSIQCGDALIGRCWDCVAGQALYVCQLEDNLQELETARDKLRELSNDVMRMVISEETPQTVQLDRVGGWLSRVDATITEVNSLLNRATRERQKLCLAGCCSKNCKSTYMFVKSVSGSLKHVVGLMSEGEFKEVVIRAPAVQLQANLEALRTARRELWASKQDVKRKVDLEEGQQKKALQQVLLWLSMAEAMITEAKELERDGPQQVQKLLAGDISNYMFVGRVAKKLEDVIALKAKGDFKEVVERTLPEPVVVRNVNPTVGTETTLDEAWSFITGDQVGIFGIYGMGGVGKTTLLAQINNRFATISNNFDVLIWAVVSKDLKLEKIQEQIWKKIGFLGDKWEKKSLREKADDIFHALSRKKFVLLLDDIWQRVDLEEIGVPLPTRQNRSKIVFTTRSYRVGRQMEAEKMIKVKPLDWEEAWALFQKKVGDIDLDIVPLAQDVAKECRGLPIALITIGRAMASRITREEWKHALKVLRSSASSLPVMEDEVFQDMEVEVFVRLKFSYDSLSSDKVKSCFLYCSLFPEDSEIHKRELVDYWICENFGDHNESYSIICSLVGACLLEEQGEHVKMHDVIRDMALWIACKYEKEKHKFFVEAGAQLTQVSEVGTWEGSKRMSLMANSFERIHEVPRCPDLLTLFLSDNRLLREIGDGFFQFMDILNVLDLSGTCIRELPMGISKLNSLQYLNLSGTQIRQLPVELKMLVNLKYLNLDGNINLNMIPRGVISSLSSLQVLEMYNIGIFEVKKGEDNILREDNMLIEELQCLEHLNVLSSTITSVSGLQSYVNALTL